One Vigna unguiculata cultivar IT97K-499-35 chromosome 7, ASM411807v1, whole genome shotgun sequence genomic region harbors:
- the LOC114192018 gene encoding pentatricopeptide repeat-containing protein At3g09650, chloroplastic — protein sequence MNAVLLQSPLSPFQRAATTNAEPRDQKLLSLLRDRKTEEAWHAYANSTHLPNPTCLSRLVCQLSYQNTHSSLTRAQSIVTRLRSERQLHRLDANCLGLLAVAATKAGHTLYAASVLRSMIRSGYLPHVKAWTAVVARLSSAPDDGPVEALKLFRSVTRRLRKLPDKDMAAASRPDTTAINAVLNACANLGDAKAFLQVFDEMPQFDVAPDALSYNTMMKLCCKIGRKDLLLFVLERVLQLGIPFCVTTLQSLVSAYVEFGDLETAEKLVQAMREQRRDICRVLRECSNLEYLSGNESDYDNSNNDEDEDCVFEKLLPNLVDQSGNEAEPPLLPKGYAPNTRTYTTLMKGYMNAGRVSDTVRMLEAMRRQDDKGSHPDHVSYTTVVSALVKVGSMDRAREVLAEMTRIGVPANLITYNILLKGYCKQLQIIEAKELLKEMVDDAGIQPDVVSYNILIDGCILVDDSAGALSFFNEMRARGIAPTKISYTTLMKAFAYSGQPKLAHKVFNEMDSDPRVKVDLIAWNMLVEGYCRLGLVEEAKKVVQKMKESGVHPDSSTYGSLANGIALARKPGEALLLWNEVKERCEMRKEGEKSDSSVPPLKPDGGLLDTLADICVRAAFFRKALEIVACMEENGIAPNKTKFTRIYVEMHSRMFTSKHASRARQDRRIERKRAAEAFKFWLGLPNSYYDGSEWRLEPMEGYGTTSDSV from the coding sequence ATGAACGCGGTTCTCTTACAATCACCACTCTCACCCTTCCAACGCGCCGCCACTACCAACGCTGAGCCCCGTGACCAGAAGCTTCTCTCGCTCTTACGCGACCGGAAAACGGAAGAAGCCTGGCACGCCTATGCCAACTCCACGCACCTCCCCAACCCCACCTGTCTCAGTCGCTTGGTCTGTCAGCTATCTTACCAGAACACTCACTCCTCCCTCACGCGTGCTCAGTCCATCGTTACGCGCCTCCGCAGTGAGCGCCAGCTCCACCGCCTCGACGCCAACTGCCTCGGCCTCCTCGCCGTCGCCGCCACCAAGGCCGGACACACGCTCTACGCCGCCTCCGTCCTCCGCTCCATGATCCGTTCCGGCTACCTCCCTCATGTCAAGGCCTGGACCGCCGTTGTTGCCCGCCTCTCCTCCGCCCCCGACGATGGCCCCGTCGAGGCCCTCAAGCTCTTCCGCTCCGTCACGCGCCGCCTCCGGAAGCTCCCAGACAAAGACATGGCTGCCGCGTCGCGCCCTGACACCACGGCTATCAACGCCGTGCTCAACGCATGCGCGAACCTCGGGGACGCGAAGGCGTTCTTGCAGGTGTTCGATGAAATGCCGCAGTTCGATGTTGCGCCTGATGCGCTGAGTTATAATACTATGATGAAGCTGTGTTGTAAGATTGGTAGAAAGGACTTGCTTTTGTTTGTTTTGGAGCGGGTTCTTCAGCTGGGTATTCCTTTTTGTGTGACCACTTTGCAGTCCCTTGTTTCTGCTTATGTTGAGTTTGGTGATTTGGAAACTGCGGAGAAGTTGGTTCAGGCGATGAGGGAACAAAGGAGGGATATTTGCCGGGTGCTTAGGGAGTGTAGTAATTTAGAGTATTTGAGtggaaatgaaagtgattacgataatagtaataatgatgaGGATGAGGATTGTGTTTTTGAGAAATTGCTTCCAAATTTGGTGGATCAGAGTGGCAATGAAGCTGAGCCACCCTTGTTGCCTAAAGGGTATGCTCCAAACACTAGGACTTACACCACTTTGATGAAGGGTTATATGAATGCAGGGCGTGTGAGTGATACTGTGAGGATGCTTGAGGCTATGCGGCGTCAGGATGATAAGGGTAGTCACCCTGACCACGTTTCCTACACCACTGTGGTTTCAGCTCTTGTGAAGGTAGGTTCCATGGACCGTGCTCGTGAGGTTCTTGCTGAGATGACAAGGATTGGTGTGCCGGCGAACTTGATAACTTACAATATTCTCCTAAAGGGTTACTGCAAACAGCTGCAGATTATTGAGGCAAAGGAATTGCTTAAGGAGATGGTTGATGATGCAGGGATTCAGCCTGATGTGGTGTCCTATAACATTCTCATCGATGGGTGTATACTGGTGGATGACAGTGCTGGGGCTCTTTCATTCTTCAATGAGATGAGGGCAAGGGGAATAGCTCCCACCAAGATTAGTTACACTACTTTGATGAAGGCTTTTGCGTACTCGGGTCAGCCGAAGCTCGCTCACAAGGTGTTTAATGAGATGGACAGTGACCCTCGTGTGAAGGTGGATCTGATTGCTTGGAACATGTTGGTGGAAGGGTATTGCAGGTTGGGGTTGGTGGAAGAGGCGAAGAAAGTGGTTCAGAAGATGAAGGAGAGTGGAGTTCACCCTGATTCGAGCACTTATGGAAGTTTAGCCAATGGAATTGCACTGGCAAGGAAACCCGGAGAGGCCCTTCTGCTTTGGAATGAAGTGAAGGAGAGGTGTGAGATGAGAAAGGAAGGGGAGAAGTCTGATTCTTCTGTTCCTCCATTGAAGCCAGATGGAGGGCTTTTGGATACTCTGGCTGATATCTGTGTGAGGGCTGCTTTCTTTAGGAAGGCTTTGGAAATCGTGGCTTGTATGGAGGAGAATGGGATAGCTCCCAACAAGACCAAGTTTACTAGAATCTATGTGGAAATGCATTCAAGAATGTTTACTAGTAAGCATGCTTCAAGGGCTAGACAAGACAGAAGAATTGAGAGGAAAAGAGCTGCTGAGGCGTTTAAGTTTTGGCTGGGTTTGCCTAATTCCTATTATGATGGAAGTGAGTGGCGGTTAGAACCTATGGAAGGTTATGGCACCACTTCCGATTCGGTTTAG